The Sulfurospirillum deleyianum DSM 6946 nucleotide sequence AAGCGTAAGGAATCACTGTGGGTAAAAAGAAATGTAAACCAACAGAGTGCCCAGCCGGTGAAAAATGGGCAGTGCCTTATGCTGACTTTTTAAGCCTTCTACTGGCGCTTTTTATTGCGCTTTACGCATTGGCTTCTGTCAATACGGAGAAGATGAAGGCACTTAAAGAAGAGTTTGTCAAAATTTACGATTACAGTGCCAAACCTGAAGAAACCACTCCTGTTATGAACCTCAATGTCAAATCAGGCGATGCGGGAAAAGAAAAAGAGAAAGACAAAGGCAATGTGGGTGGGATGAGTGCTCAACTCGAAGAGATTGCTAGAATGGCGCAAATGATTGAGAAGATGAGTTTAGGAGAAGGCTCATTGGATCAAAAGATTGATGGGGCGATCTTTAAACTTCCAACCAAAATGCTTTTTGCACCAGGTTCTGCGGAGATTACCAACAGTGATTCTATGCTCTTTTTAAAGCGCATTTCTGATATTATCACCATGCTTCCTCAAAATGTCGATGTCGTTGTCAAAGGGTTTACCGATACCACGCCTCCACCTCGTGGTTCAAAATATCAGGATAATCTGGAACTTTCCAGTGCGCGTGCCAATGCGGTCATTCGTGTCTTAATTCGTAATGGCATTGCTAAAGAGCGTTTAAGTTCAGCAGGATATGGCGATACCAAAGCGATTGCAAGTAACGACACTGATGAAGGACGTGAAAAAAATAGCCGTGTCGAATTTACCATGCGTATTTCAGGTCCTAGCAATGCTGCTAAAAAATCTATTTTAGATACCCTCAACACCTTAGAAAAACAAGGCGAATGAGTTTTTTTTAGGCTTCATTAGAAGCCTAAACCACTTTTACATGTAAAGAGCTTTTTGTATGATTCAAGTTACTAACCTCTCTAAACATTTTGGAGAACAAACCCTTTTTGAAAATATCAGTTTTACGCTCAATCGAGGCAATAAAATAGGCTTTGTAGGACGTAATGGTTCAGGAAAATCAACCCTGTTTAAAATCCTTTTAGGCGAAGAAGAAGCCGATAGTGGCGAGGTTTTTATTCCTAAAAACTACACCATTGGAACACTGCGTCAGCATCTTCACTTCACGCACAAAACCGTCCGTGAGGAGTGCGCTTCAGCTCTGCATGGTGATGAAGCGTTTGATGTCTATAAAATTGAAAAAATGCTTTTTGGTCTTGGTTTTTCAAAGGAAGATTTGGAAAAAGACCCCATGAGTTTTTCAGGCGGTTATCAAATCAGACTCAACCTCGTCAAACTTTTAGCGACCAACCCTTCCATGCTTCTTTTGGATGAGCCGACAAACTATCTTGACATCGTCTCAATGCGTTGGTTAAAAACCTTTTTAAAAGAGTTTAAGGGTGAGCTGATTCTCATCACCCATGATAGGGATTTTATGGATGCGGTAACCACGCACACGATGGGACTGAGACGAA carries:
- the motB gene encoding flagellar motor protein MotB produces the protein MGKKKCKPTECPAGEKWAVPYADFLSLLLALFIALYALASVNTEKMKALKEEFVKIYDYSAKPEETTPVMNLNVKSGDAGKEKEKDKGNVGGMSAQLEEIARMAQMIEKMSLGEGSLDQKIDGAIFKLPTKMLFAPGSAEITNSDSMLFLKRISDIITMLPQNVDVVVKGFTDTTPPPRGSKYQDNLELSSARANAVIRVLIRNGIAKERLSSAGYGDTKAIASNDTDEGREKNSRVEFTMRISGPSNAAKKSILDTLNTLEKQGE